In Aciduliprofundum sp. MAR08-339, a single window of DNA contains:
- a CDS encoding phosphoribosyltransferase, whose translation MVEKFRCQLVSWKDIERWSKDIVKRVLKSGYTPEIVIGLARGGLVPARLMADYLNIKELYAVKTEHWGLTATPDGKARLAQGLQISIEGKKVLVVDDITDTGQSLRLAVDHIATHNPEEIRSATLLHITHSKYVPDYYSEEVPEDRWTWFIFPWNVYEDMRNLIPKTLYEPKSVDEVKEALKEQFQINVKKSVIREVLRDLKNRGVVEKNDGYWELIK comes from the coding sequence ATGGTTGAGAAATTCAGATGTCAGCTGGTTTCTTGGAAGGACATTGAGAGATGGTCAAAGGACATAGTTAAAAGGGTTCTAAAGAGCGGTTATACCCCTGAAATTGTAATAGGTCTTGCCCGCGGTGGTCTTGTGCCCGCAAGGTTAATGGCAGATTATCTCAATATAAAGGAACTCTACGCTGTTAAAACCGAGCACTGGGGATTGACCGCCACTCCTGATGGCAAGGCTCGACTTGCCCAGGGATTGCAGATAAGCATTGAGGGCAAAAAAGTGCTTGTGGTGGACGATATAACGGATACCGGGCAGAGTTTGAGACTAGCAGTGGATCACATTGCAACCCACAATCCGGAAGAAATAAGAAGTGCAACGCTCTTGCATATAACCCATTCAAAGTACGTGCCGGATTACTACTCTGAGGAGGTACCCGAGGACAGGTGGACTTGGTTCATCTTTCCCTGGAACGTTTATGAGGATATGAGAAACCTTATTCCTAAGACCCTGTATGAGCCAAAGAGTGTTGATGAGGTGAAAGAAGCCCTGAAAGAGCAGTTTCAAATCAATGTGAAGAAGAGCGTGATTCGGGAAGTGCTCAGAGATCTGAAAAATAGGGGAGTTGTGGAGAAAAACGATGGATACTGGGAGTTGATAAAATGA